One Leptospira noumeaensis DNA window includes the following coding sequences:
- a CDS encoding lytic transglycosylase domain-containing protein encodes MRLTDIPSVSSVLNRMESLSKLSENPKSLVSFPDVLEKEWNRSKSQEILPTTISNAKTEGISLPFPEGVGSKIPVSFPTDSKSKPNDILGTIESIAKSQGMDPNLVKAMVKAESGFKPNAVSPKGAMGLMQLMPETAESLGVNDPFNPEENIGGGVKFLKGLMKEFKDPEKAIAAYNAGPGAVKRYKGIPPYEETQKYVNKVKRYYKDFSS; translated from the coding sequence GTGAGACTAACGGACATCCCTTCTGTATCTTCTGTTTTGAACCGGATGGAATCCCTATCCAAATTATCAGAAAATCCTAAATCACTGGTTTCCTTTCCGGATGTTTTAGAGAAGGAATGGAACCGCTCGAAATCACAAGAAATCCTTCCCACAACGATCTCGAATGCCAAAACAGAAGGAATTTCTCTCCCCTTCCCCGAAGGAGTGGGATCCAAAATCCCTGTTTCTTTTCCAACAGATTCAAAATCCAAACCCAATGACATTCTAGGAACCATTGAATCCATTGCCAAATCCCAAGGAATGGATCCTAACCTTGTGAAGGCGATGGTCAAAGCAGAATCCGGTTTCAAACCAAATGCAGTCTCTCCGAAAGGAGCTATGGGCCTTATGCAACTGATGCCGGAAACCGCAGAATCTTTAGGAGTGAATGATCCCTTCAATCCAGAAGAAAATATTGGTGGTGGGGTGAAATTTCTAAAGGGGCTTATGAAGGAATTCAAAGATCCGGAAAAAGCAATTGCTGCATACAATGCAGGCCCTGGGGCAGTGAAACGTTACAAAGGCATTCCTCCTTACGAAGAAACACAAAAGTACGTAAACAAGGTCAAACGTTACTATAAAGATTTTAGTTCTTAA
- a CDS encoding aspartate ammonia-lyase, whose amino-acid sequence MNQTTRREHDLLGERDLPADVYWGIHTLRALENYPITGKTIGTYADLVRALAYIKRASAKANLQLGLLSKEKTKMITNACDRILAGEFHSEFVVDVIQGGAGTSTNMNANEVITNIALEMSGFTKGDYDHLHPLNDVNMSQSTNDVYPTSLKVAAVFAIKGLLTAMEDLQLAFRKKSEEFHDILKIGRTQLQDAVPMTLGQEFSTYDVMLGEDISRLKEATSLIGEINLGATAIGTGINTDIRYSQIVTNILANDTGLSLEAAPNLIEATQDTGAFVQLSGVLKRIATKLSKVCNDLRLLSSGPQGGFNEINLPAKAAGSSIMPGKVNPIIPEVVNQIAYEVIGNDITITMASEAGQLQLNAFEPIIAHSLFKSIEHLTAGCKTLRINCIEGITANRELLESRVKTSAGLATALNPYIGYENATLVAKKALSENRSVESIVLELGLLEEKKLKEILSPNILTSPHTL is encoded by the coding sequence ATGAACCAAACCACGCGCCGAGAACACGACCTTTTGGGGGAACGAGATCTCCCCGCGGATGTTTATTGGGGGATCCATACTCTCAGAGCCTTGGAAAACTATCCCATAACAGGAAAAACCATTGGAACCTATGCTGACCTCGTCCGTGCCCTCGCCTATATCAAAAGGGCTTCCGCCAAAGCCAATTTACAGTTAGGATTACTCTCTAAAGAAAAAACAAAGATGATCACGAATGCTTGCGACCGTATTCTTGCAGGTGAGTTTCATTCCGAGTTTGTGGTGGATGTGATCCAAGGTGGGGCCGGAACTTCCACCAATATGAATGCCAATGAAGTGATCACAAACATTGCTTTAGAAATGTCAGGTTTTACAAAGGGGGATTATGACCACCTGCATCCGTTAAATGATGTAAACATGTCCCAAAGTACAAATGATGTGTATCCAACTTCACTCAAAGTTGCCGCTGTTTTTGCCATTAAAGGATTACTCACAGCAATGGAAGACCTCCAACTTGCCTTTCGTAAAAAATCAGAAGAGTTTCATGATATTTTAAAAATTGGTAGAACCCAATTACAAGATGCTGTGCCAATGACTTTGGGACAGGAATTTTCGACTTACGACGTAATGTTAGGTGAAGACATCAGCCGATTAAAAGAAGCAACCTCATTAATTGGTGAAATCAATTTAGGAGCCACGGCCATAGGCACAGGGATCAATACAGACATCCGTTATTCACAAATTGTAACCAACATTTTAGCAAACGACACTGGCCTAAGTCTCGAAGCGGCTCCAAACCTTATCGAAGCCACACAAGACACAGGCGCCTTCGTCCAGTTATCTGGTGTTCTCAAACGAATTGCCACAAAACTATCAAAAGTATGTAATGATTTAAGACTTTTATCTAGTGGGCCACAAGGTGGGTTTAACGAAATCAATCTTCCTGCAAAAGCCGCCGGCTCTTCCATTATGCCTGGGAAAGTCAATCCCATCATTCCAGAAGTTGTGAACCAAATTGCTTATGAAGTGATTGGAAACGATATCACCATCACCATGGCATCAGAAGCGGGACAATTACAGCTCAATGCTTTTGAACCCATCATTGCACACAGTCTTTTCAAAAGTATCGAACACCTAACAGCCGGTTGTAAAACTCTTAGAATCAATTGTATTGAAGGAATTACTGCCAATCGGGAACTACTGGAATCACGGGTCAAAACATCCGCAGGTCTTGCCACCGCACTCAATCCTTACATTGGTTATGAAAATGCAACCCTTGTTGCAAAGAAGGCACTTTCGGAAAACCGATCCGTAGAATCCATTGTTTTGGAACTTGGATTGTTAGAAGAAAAAAAATTAAAGGAAATCCTAAGTCCCAATATTCTCACCTCCCCCCATACACTTTGA
- a CDS encoding RNA polymerase sigma factor produces MPEFDFETVVKETKYLVLKTVGDTLIDRFDDATEDVVQEVYFRAFKSLEKGGFDGRSKISTWIYTIARNEALRMNEKRLREEEKAKRYLVKNKIQLSGVRDEASFEKEEWIESMLCRIPEVYRQTLRLYLAGNTMEEIAKELSVREGTVKSRLFRTKEWIRKHIPGGKNEFQES; encoded by the coding sequence ATGCCTGAGTTTGACTTCGAAACAGTAGTCAAAGAAACCAAATACTTGGTTTTAAAAACGGTCGGTGATACACTCATCGACCGTTTTGATGATGCAACAGAAGATGTGGTTCAGGAAGTATACTTCCGGGCTTTTAAATCTTTAGAGAAGGGGGGGTTTGATGGGAGATCCAAAATTTCCACTTGGATTTATACCATTGCTCGTAACGAAGCCCTTCGTATGAATGAAAAACGATTGCGAGAAGAAGAAAAAGCAAAAAGGTATTTAGTAAAAAACAAGATTCAACTTTCGGGCGTGCGAGACGAAGCGTCTTTCGAAAAAGAAGAATGGATTGAGTCCATGCTTTGTCGTATCCCTGAAGTTTATCGCCAAACTTTACGTTTGTATTTGGCAGGTAACACTATGGAAGAAATAGCAAAAGAACTTTCTGTTAGGGAAGGTACGGTAAAGTCACGTTTGTTCCGAACCAAAGAGTGGATCCGCAAACATATACCAGGAGGAAAAAATGAATTCCAAGAATCCTAA
- a CDS encoding sulfite exporter TauE/SafE family protein produces MNQLANLSFFSSIFIYGFISSFHCLVMCGPFVSLLQTDKGKNLPIFLYHLGRVISYTFLGMVLGFLGKGANALGELSAVRGVAGVLTFLLLIVFLIRTYSIKSTSSFGSLPQGIRKFLETIRSRFSKNGLGFGIGMVSALLPCGVLYPAYAASFATGTLLSGGLVMFFFYLGTVPALTGLGWVVSKWKHRIPTKWIPAFGTIVILTSLSFLLYRLFFHTHGEACDHLL; encoded by the coding sequence ATGAACCAACTAGCAAATCTTAGTTTTTTTAGTTCCATCTTTATTTATGGATTTATCAGTAGTTTCCATTGCCTGGTGATGTGTGGCCCTTTTGTTTCTCTCTTACAAACGGATAAAGGAAAAAACTTACCTATTTTTCTCTACCACTTAGGAAGAGTGATTTCCTATACCTTTCTAGGTATGGTACTTGGATTTCTTGGAAAAGGTGCCAATGCTTTGGGGGAATTAAGTGCCGTTAGAGGTGTGGCAGGAGTCCTCACCTTTTTGTTGCTTATTGTCTTTTTAATCCGCACTTATTCTATCAAATCAACATCCTCTTTTGGTTCTTTACCACAAGGAATTCGGAAGTTTTTGGAAACCATACGTTCTCGGTTTAGCAAAAATGGACTTGGGTTTGGAATTGGAATGGTGAGTGCCCTACTCCCTTGTGGAGTTCTGTATCCAGCATATGCGGCATCTTTTGCAACAGGTACACTGTTAAGTGGTGGTCTTGTGATGTTTTTCTTTTATTTAGGAACGGTTCCCGCGCTCACTGGACTTGGATGGGTTGTTTCCAAATGGAAACACCGTATCCCTACAAAATGGATCCCTGCTTTTGGAACGATTGTGATTTTAACTTCTCTTAGTTTTTTGCTCTACCGATTGTTTTTTCATACACATGGAGAGGCTTGCGACCATCTTTTGTAA
- a CDS encoding protein meaA: MSAEKKEYLLVDENGQGKPDKPWIFRTYAGHTNAKASNELYRKNLSKGQTGLSIAFDLPTQCGYSSDHEVSRPEIGKVGVPINSLEDFRILFDQIPIEEMNTSMTINGTSMWLLSLYVALAEERGVPLEKLNGTTQNDLIKEYLARGTYIYPPKESMKIIVDMYEYSLHNIPKWNPSNICSYHLQEAGATPVQELSFALATAIAVLDAIKERNCFSDDEFEQCVGRISFFVNAGIRFVEEMCKMRAFTEMWEEITTERYKVKTAKYRVFRYGVQVNSLGLTEEQPENNAWRILIESLGVTLSRNARCRALQLPAWNEALSLPRPWDQQWSLRLQQVLAYETDLLEYPDIFEGSKVIESKVKALKEEAKLEIQKIIDMGGALVAIENGYMKSQLVKSQTERLSKINSNELVIVGKNKWTDGIKSPLMTDSDGGIFKVDPKSAEQTLNVLGEAKSRRNADLAKKSLEELKQAAKDGKNLMPYSIACAKALVTTGEWADALREVYGEYNPPTGVDGQKLFLSDDKVSTVRGKVEAFTKANGHRPKIVVGKPGLDGHSNGAEMIAVSAKHSGFDVIYSGIRLSPEEIVQSAVEENANVIGLSILSGSHKEIVKQLFDELTHYKAKIPVVIGGIIPESDFEELKKMGIREIFTPKDYDLMSIMEKIIDIVSEEPALV; this comes from the coding sequence ATGTCCGCCGAAAAAAAAGAATACCTTCTCGTGGACGAGAATGGACAGGGAAAACCTGACAAACCGTGGATTTTTAGGACCTATGCTGGGCATACCAATGCAAAAGCCTCCAATGAGTTGTACAGAAAGAACCTTTCTAAAGGCCAAACAGGGCTTTCCATTGCATTTGATCTCCCAACTCAGTGTGGTTATAGTTCCGACCACGAGGTATCACGCCCAGAAATAGGAAAGGTGGGAGTTCCCATCAATTCACTCGAAGACTTTCGCATTTTATTCGACCAAATCCCGATCGAAGAGATGAACACTTCCATGACCATCAATGGGACATCCATGTGGTTACTTTCGCTATATGTAGCCCTTGCGGAAGAACGTGGAGTTCCTTTAGAAAAACTAAATGGAACCACTCAAAACGATCTTATCAAAGAATATCTAGCACGAGGGACTTACATTTATCCTCCGAAAGAATCCATGAAAATCATTGTGGATATGTATGAGTATTCCTTACATAACATTCCAAAGTGGAATCCATCTAACATTTGTTCTTACCATTTACAAGAAGCTGGTGCCACACCGGTTCAAGAACTATCCTTTGCTCTTGCCACAGCTATTGCTGTGTTAGATGCCATCAAAGAAAGAAATTGTTTTTCTGATGATGAATTTGAGCAGTGTGTGGGTCGAATTTCCTTCTTTGTAAACGCAGGGATTCGTTTTGTGGAAGAGATGTGCAAAATGCGCGCCTTCACAGAAATGTGGGAAGAAATCACGACAGAACGTTACAAAGTAAAAACTGCCAAATACCGAGTGTTCCGTTATGGAGTACAAGTCAACTCTCTTGGACTTACGGAAGAACAGCCGGAGAACAACGCATGGAGGATTCTTATCGAGTCTCTGGGTGTGACACTTTCTAGAAATGCAAGATGTCGTGCCCTCCAACTTCCTGCTTGGAACGAAGCATTATCATTACCAAGACCTTGGGACCAACAATGGTCACTCCGTTTGCAACAAGTCCTTGCTTATGAAACAGACCTTTTGGAATACCCAGACATCTTCGAAGGATCCAAAGTCATTGAATCTAAAGTGAAAGCTCTCAAAGAAGAAGCCAAACTTGAAATTCAAAAAATCATCGATATGGGCGGAGCTCTCGTTGCCATTGAAAATGGTTATATGAAATCTCAGCTTGTGAAATCACAAACAGAGAGGCTTTCTAAAATCAATTCCAATGAACTTGTGATTGTTGGTAAAAACAAATGGACTGATGGAATCAAATCTCCACTGATGACCGACTCCGATGGTGGTATTTTCAAAGTTGATCCAAAATCCGCAGAACAAACATTAAACGTTCTTGGAGAAGCAAAATCTCGTCGTAATGCCGATCTTGCTAAAAAATCTTTAGAAGAATTAAAACAAGCAGCTAAAGACGGAAAAAATCTAATGCCTTACTCGATTGCTTGTGCCAAAGCACTCGTCACCACAGGGGAATGGGCAGACGCACTTCGCGAAGTGTATGGGGAATACAACCCACCTACAGGTGTCGATGGCCAAAAACTCTTTTTGTCGGACGATAAAGTTTCTACCGTTCGTGGGAAAGTAGAAGCCTTTACTAAGGCAAATGGACATAGACCAAAAATCGTTGTGGGAAAACCAGGACTTGATGGTCATTCCAATGGTGCAGAGATGATTGCAGTTTCTGCAAAACACAGTGGTTTTGATGTGATTTATTCAGGGATTCGACTTTCTCCTGAAGAAATCGTACAGTCTGCTGTGGAAGAAAATGCCAATGTAATTGGGCTTTCTATTCTTTCCGGTTCGCATAAAGAAATCGTAAAACAGTTGTTTGATGAACTAACACATTACAAAGCAAAAATCCCTGTTGTGATTGGTGGAATCATTCCTGAATCCGATTTTGAGGAACTGAAAAAAATGGGAATTCGAGAAATCTTCACTCCAAAAGACTATGATCTTATGTCGATTATGGAAAAAATCATCGACATCGTTTCTGAAGAACCCGCTCTCGTTTAA
- a CDS encoding TIGR04452 family lipoprotein, whose product MLKKILFVALAISLTNCVILNPVGATIDREKGSEAASRITDAAIQADLVRAIVLVGRPDITLLSLVAADIAKIESDKYYVKSDVDQCVSDIQGFKGVVLGPTVANIISCQDLKTDGYITGDPLPSF is encoded by the coding sequence ATGTTAAAAAAAATACTTTTTGTTGCTTTAGCGATTTCGCTAACAAACTGCGTAATTCTAAATCCAGTCGGTGCAACAATCGATCGTGAAAAAGGTTCGGAAGCTGCTTCACGAATTACAGATGCCGCCATCCAAGCGGATTTAGTGAGAGCTATCGTTCTTGTGGGTCGACCTGATATTACTTTGTTGAGTTTAGTGGCAGCAGACATTGCAAAGATTGAATCTGATAAATACTATGTTAAATCCGATGTAGACCAGTGTGTTTCTGACATCCAAGGTTTCAAAGGTGTGGTTCTTGGCCCAACAGTCGCGAATATCATCTCTTGCCAAGATTTGAAAACAGATGGTTACATCACTGGAGACCCACTTCCAAGTTTCTAA
- a CDS encoding FixH family protein codes for MFKELHPSLRTAMYVVLFSFTALVAATFYTIRLTYKNFEPVMDKNYYEVGLNYEKAIENQRELLKQGYSIKTNWDNQPLLPIGESEILVKLEKDGSVTNLSAKSMTVYLERNATTKNTAHYDLKPTASGFVGKISLLEKGTWNLRLVSNIGGKSFERDGKISVQ; via the coding sequence ATGTTTAAAGAATTACACCCAAGTTTAAGAACGGCCATGTATGTGGTTCTATTTAGTTTTACAGCTCTTGTGGCTGCCACTTTTTACACCATTCGCCTAACATACAAAAATTTTGAGCCAGTAATGGATAAAAACTATTACGAAGTTGGCCTAAACTATGAAAAAGCTATCGAAAACCAAAGAGAACTTTTGAAACAAGGTTATTCCATTAAAACAAATTGGGACAACCAACCCCTTCTCCCAATTGGTGAATCAGAGATTTTAGTCAAATTAGAAAAAGATGGATCGGTAACAAATCTTAGTGCAAAATCGATGACCGTGTATTTGGAACGAAATGCAACAACCAAAAACACTGCGCATTATGATCTAAAACCAACAGCAAGTGGATTTGTTGGCAAGATTTCACTATTAGAAAAAGGAACTTGGAACTTACGACTCGTTTCAAACATTGGTGGGAAGTCTTTCGAAAGAGATGGAAAAATCTCAGTTCAATGA
- a CDS encoding response regulator, which produces MVYLVEDDMITTFLIKTLMEKFSFADEIHGFHNGEEAWNALLAGSADPDMVFLDLNMPVMDGWEFLRAISKHPKYANLPIYILTSSIDPTDKARSEEFQNVKGYLVKPLSLKDLQSINPAMG; this is translated from the coding sequence ATGGTATACCTAGTTGAAGATGACATGATCACAACTTTTCTCATCAAAACATTGATGGAAAAATTTTCATTTGCTGATGAAATTCATGGATTCCACAATGGAGAAGAGGCCTGGAATGCACTCCTAGCTGGTTCTGCCGATCCCGATATGGTCTTTTTGGACTTAAATATGCCTGTTATGGACGGTTGGGAATTTTTAAGAGCCATAAGCAAACACCCGAAATATGCCAATCTCCCTATCTACATCCTCACTTCTTCCATTGATCCAACAGACAAAGCCCGGTCAGAAGAGTTCCAAAATGTGAAAGGGTATTTGGTAAAACCGCTTTCCCTCAAGGATTTGCAGTCCATCAACCCGGCAATGGGCTAA
- a CDS encoding cbb3-type cytochrome oxidase assembly protein: MEALYLTIPMAMCIAAFFLYVFITAFRKGQFEDIESPKYRMFFEEEYPTESKQSKTNSSDEPTSKS, from the coding sequence ATGGAAGCCCTCTACTTAACCATCCCCATGGCAATGTGTATTGCCGCCTTTTTTCTCTATGTTTTTATCACTGCCTTTCGCAAAGGACAATTCGAAGACATAGAATCTCCCAAATATAGAATGTTCTTTGAAGAAGAGTATCCTACTGAAAGTAAACAATCCAAAACAAATTCATCTGATGAACCAACTAGCAAATCTTAG
- a CDS encoding heavy metal translocating P-type ATPase — protein sequence MNETVSDLTKTECDHCGNPIRLVRIEAKLGNDTKVFCCEGCETVYSIINSLGGNYYYNLKGNTKLDPVRIEDSDADIENELVYEKFVRKSGDFSEVSIQITNIHCSACVWINEKVLNEEEGILSAQINFASGRARIRFDQSKIKISKILSLIRSIGYKPLLFSPTEGTLEKTKQLKTLLLRIGVAGFCFGNIMILSVALYSGYFTGIDLDIKRLFHYASWVFATPAYLYSGYPFMSGFLTSIRRRTLSMDFLLFLGISMAYFYSVYVTLTDIGEVYFDSVAMIYFFILIGKYFEEKARVFASDKLESILCKLPETSVRVNDAGEDTIPSSEIKIGDTIRVAPGKRIPVDAILVSEQTYVDESFLTGESLPIRKRKGDSILAGSLAMDNPALIVAGSDYHASTLSSLKLRLEEALHLKPKLQILTERIASYFISVVFGLAFLCFFVWYYVSGGNLEQSLVTTISVLIVACPCALGISVPTALVTNHILNADKGVLLKNPSVVEALAKANTIFLDKTGTLTEGKFLVRQVSVANEHLPLVYRIEKEVNHPLAKSLVKYLEPLNSVKDRAKQIQLTNLENIPGRGVKAELEIDTNKLSVLIGNQSLLESENIPMGKFPEGEGSLILLAVGGTYLGSFLLADEIRTGAQSFVSLLKHFVPNISILSGDRYKSVKYIAESLGIERYSSDLSPEDKRNLISAAQSKGNVVIMVGDGINDSLSLAQANVSISHTEAEDLSLEKSDVVLTSGNLNGLVHSLLSAKKTREVILQNIIISFCYNSIMLPLAMFGLMLPVICAVFMACSSLTVLLNSLSIRYRIPQWKPST from the coding sequence ATGAACGAAACAGTTTCTGATCTAACAAAAACAGAATGTGACCATTGTGGCAATCCGATCCGCTTGGTGAGGATTGAAGCAAAACTCGGAAACGACACAAAGGTTTTTTGTTGTGAAGGATGCGAAACAGTTTACTCCATCATCAACTCACTCGGTGGAAATTATTATTACAACTTAAAGGGCAACACTAAACTCGATCCAGTTCGTATCGAAGATTCAGATGCAGATATTGAAAACGAACTCGTATATGAAAAATTCGTTCGTAAATCAGGTGATTTTTCAGAAGTTTCAATCCAAATTACAAATATCCATTGTTCCGCTTGTGTTTGGATCAACGAAAAAGTTTTAAACGAAGAAGAAGGAATCCTCTCTGCGCAAATTAATTTTGCATCTGGTCGGGCACGAATTCGCTTTGACCAATCCAAAATCAAAATCTCAAAGATTCTATCTCTCATCCGTAGCATCGGTTATAAACCTTTACTTTTTTCTCCTACAGAAGGCACTTTAGAAAAAACCAAACAATTAAAGACCCTACTCCTTCGTATTGGTGTGGCTGGATTTTGTTTTGGGAATATTATGATTTTAAGTGTAGCCTTATATTCCGGATATTTTACTGGAATTGATTTGGACATCAAACGTCTATTTCATTATGCTTCATGGGTATTTGCAACGCCTGCCTATTTATATTCAGGATACCCGTTTATGTCTGGATTCTTAACAAGCATCAGGCGAAGAACGCTTTCCATGGACTTCCTATTATTTCTCGGAATTTCTATGGCCTACTTTTATTCAGTTTATGTAACACTCACTGACATCGGAGAAGTGTATTTTGATTCAGTGGCAATGATTTACTTCTTTATTTTGATTGGGAAATATTTCGAAGAAAAAGCCAGAGTGTTTGCTTCTGACAAATTAGAATCCATCCTTTGCAAACTTCCTGAAACCTCAGTTCGTGTCAATGATGCTGGTGAAGATACCATCCCAAGTTCCGAAATCAAAATTGGAGATACAATTCGAGTGGCACCAGGGAAACGTATCCCCGTGGATGCCATTCTTGTATCCGAACAAACTTATGTAGATGAGTCTTTTTTAACTGGTGAGTCTTTACCCATTCGAAAGAGAAAAGGAGACTCGATCCTTGCAGGTTCACTTGCTATGGACAATCCTGCTTTGATTGTAGCTGGTTCCGACTACCATGCCTCTACTCTTTCTTCTCTCAAACTGAGGTTAGAAGAAGCCTTACACCTCAAACCAAAATTACAAATCCTCACAGAGAGAATCGCATCTTACTTTATCTCTGTTGTTTTTGGACTGGCCTTCCTTTGTTTTTTTGTTTGGTATTATGTATCTGGTGGGAACTTAGAACAAAGTCTTGTCACTACTATTTCTGTTTTGATTGTTGCGTGCCCTTGTGCACTTGGAATTTCTGTTCCCACAGCCCTTGTCACCAATCATATTCTCAATGCAGACAAGGGAGTTCTCTTAAAAAATCCTTCTGTCGTTGAGGCACTCGCAAAAGCAAATACCATATTTTTAGACAAAACGGGCACACTCACGGAAGGAAAATTTTTAGTGCGACAAGTTTCCGTAGCAAATGAGCACCTACCACTTGTTTATCGAATTGAAAAAGAAGTGAACCATCCTTTAGCAAAATCACTCGTAAAATATTTAGAACCTTTGAATTCCGTAAAAGATAGAGCAAAACAAATTCAATTAACCAATTTGGAGAACATACCTGGTCGCGGTGTCAAAGCTGAATTAGAAATCGATACAAATAAACTTTCTGTTCTCATTGGAAACCAATCTTTGTTAGAATCAGAAAATATTCCTATGGGAAAATTTCCAGAAGGAGAAGGTTCTTTGATTTTACTTGCTGTAGGAGGAACTTACTTAGGAAGTTTTTTACTCGCAGATGAAATTAGAACTGGAGCCCAGTCTTTTGTTTCCCTACTCAAACATTTTGTTCCGAATATTTCTATCCTCTCTGGAGATAGATACAAATCCGTAAAATACATCGCTGAGTCCCTAGGGATCGAAAGGTATTCTTCTGACCTCTCTCCAGAAGACAAACGAAACCTGATCAGCGCTGCACAAAGTAAAGGGAATGTAGTCATCATGGTAGGTGACGGAATCAATGATAGTTTGTCTTTGGCACAGGCCAATGTCTCTATTTCTCATACAGAAGCGGAAGATCTCTCACTCGAAAAATCAGATGTAGTTTTGACATCTGGAAATTTGAACGGACTCGTACATTCTTTACTTTCTGCAAAAAAAACAAGAGAGGTGATTTTGCAAAATATCATTATCTCTTTTTGTTACAACTCTATCATGTTACCACTTGCCATGTTTGGACTGATGTTGCCAGTGATCTGCGCGGTGTTTATGGCATGTTCTAGCTTGACAGTACTTTTAAATTCTCTTTCTATTAGATATAGGATCCCCCAATGGAAGCCCTCTACTTAA
- a CDS encoding Spy/CpxP family protein refolding chaperone, with amino-acid sequence MISLKQVLKITTTVGLVSVMAFAFGNCRGHKDFEKRIEWVASKLTSKLDLDDAQKAKLETIKAELIAKHKESKPKHESWAKEMATQIRAEKIDTKQLDKMSNEREARHLEMRKFFQSKLVEFHAVLKPEQREKFADLVERFASRHQPPEE; translated from the coding sequence ATGATCTCTCTCAAACAAGTTTTAAAAATTACAACAACCGTCGGTCTAGTATCGGTGATGGCATTTGCATTCGGGAATTGTCGAGGACACAAAGACTTTGAAAAAAGAATCGAATGGGTGGCTTCTAAACTTACATCTAAATTAGATTTAGATGATGCCCAAAAAGCAAAATTGGAAACCATCAAAGCAGAACTCATCGCTAAACACAAGGAATCAAAACCAAAACATGAATCCTGGGCGAAAGAGATGGCGACCCAAATTCGTGCAGAAAAAATTGATACCAAACAACTGGATAAAATGAGTAACGAAAGAGAAGCACGCCACTTAGAAATGCGCAAGTTTTTTCAATCCAAACTCGTTGAATTCCATGCGGTACTAAAACCAGAACAAAGGGAAAAGTTTGCCGACTTAGTGGAACGTTTCGCAAGCCGCCACCAACCACCGGAAGAGTAA
- a CDS encoding SH3 domain-containing protein has translation MPKYTIVFVSFFLPAVLLPCEPFSPKTLAPIDHSAKDKSFSEFKTKFLKILKTKDRKALEEVIDKDIYFSIGGGEGKKDFLKSFQLTEKPSTSNFWELMDEVVKLGFRQNKEGQMVAPYFFETFPGDYDPFTHYLVIGKNVNVREDASKESKSITQLSYQIVRSEADDLDGRRLEKESNCNWKKICTPQGKHGYVCDRFLRSPLDYRAFFEKKKNNWYLTIFIVGD, from the coding sequence ATGCCGAAATACACGATTGTTTTTGTTTCCTTTTTTTTGCCAGCAGTTCTTTTGCCTTGCGAACCTTTTTCACCAAAGACCTTAGCACCTATCGACCATTCGGCGAAAGACAAAAGTTTTAGCGAATTCAAAACCAAGTTTTTAAAGATACTGAAAACTAAAGACCGAAAAGCCTTAGAAGAGGTGATCGACAAAGATATTTATTTTTCCATCGGTGGTGGGGAAGGTAAAAAGGATTTTTTAAAATCATTCCAACTAACAGAAAAACCATCTACTTCTAATTTTTGGGAATTAATGGACGAAGTTGTTAAATTAGGATTTCGTCAGAACAAAGAAGGACAGATGGTTGCTCCCTATTTTTTTGAAACCTTCCCTGGTGATTATGATCCATTCACACATTACCTTGTGATCGGAAAAAATGTAAATGTAAGAGAAGATGCATCCAAAGAATCTAAGTCCATCACACAACTAAGTTACCAAATTGTAAGATCGGAAGCAGATGATCTGGATGGAAGAAGGCTCGAAAAAGAAAGTAATTGTAATTGGAAAAAGATTTGTACACCGCAAGGAAAACATGGATATGTATGTGATCGGTTTTTGCGTAGTCCTCTTGACTACAGGGCTTTTTTTGAAAAAAAGAAAAACAATTGGTATCTCACTATCTTTATCGTAGGTGATTGA